A window of Pyrus communis chromosome 3, drPyrComm1.1, whole genome shotgun sequence genomic DNA:
ACCACTTGACAGTAAACTTTCCGGTGCACCTTTGAATTAGTTACGTCTGAATTCGGTTATTGATTAACTGACTCTTGATTCATTGTTCTTATGCTGATACCAGGGAGTTTGTAAATAGCGTGTGGTGTATCAAAATACTCTCACCACAGGAAGTGCAGCAAATGGGAAAACGAGGCCTAGAACTTCTAAAGTCAGTCCCAAATCAGAGGCTCCCAAACAATAGTTGCGACGACTATGGAAGCCGGCAGGACTCAAGAAACTTGAGCAGCGGGATAACGTCCGTGGGGTCACTCGAGTATTGAACAACTTAACCGGTTAAGATACCATTCTCTCTTCTGTAATATTATTTGCAACCCCTCCAACCCTTTTAAAGAGTTGGAAGGGCAGCCTAATACTTTAGCTTTAAAGcctagtttatatatataagcCAATACTGTAATTAAATGATACGTATTTTTTTTCGTTATTTCCTTCTATCGAAATACGTACAACGCTGTATTAGGAGATTAATGTTTGTGAAAATAGCCTTAAAAAGGTTTATTACAGTATGTTTCTGGTGTAGTTTACAAATTGTGGGGAAGGCGAAGCCCCTCATTTACTCAATTAATCTCTCTCATTGCATATGAACTGTAAGTTCGTGTCTGCATGGCTTTCTCTAAGCGATATTGACAGAGGACGGAGGGCGAACTGAACTCTGGACTTCGGCTGCAGGAGTGAATGCTTTACATGCATATGAAAACACCTAATTCTCTCATGTTTCATATCTACGCGTGATTCGCTTGTGCATTTAAAAGCAGAATATTTGAGGTAATGTAGATATATACCCACATCTACCTAATTTTCTCGCGTATTTAAATCGTTTGCAAAGGATTCTATTAGCCGCTCGGTGGAAATTTTAATTCTAGCCACTCTCGCGGCTTGTCCACTGCGAAGGGCCATTGACGCGTGCCTCTGGGGGCGGAGGTCCCTACTGCAGTTCCGAGGCTCCTACTGAATGTTTATCAACCTTCTTTCACAATTATTTGAGGGCCCCATGCTGTGTCGGCATGCATGTTCTCAAAATtaaacactattttttttttttcagtttttcttttaattgaaattttataaattgGGTTGGTGAGTAATCTCCAATTCCCCAACCACTCGAATGATGAGTTACAAGCTTCTTTTTTTTACTCGAACTTTACCAAACTCTACAATTctaacttcttcttttttttttcatttttttttaaacgctTCAATGTCAAAATGGTCTTTTTATTATAGTCATATGGTCAATTTAGTTCCCATGTTTGTCTATATTAGCCAATTAAGAACATTTCATTCAAtctcttttaaaaaattcacaaaaaaaattctatGAGATATAATTACCCTTTATTtttacagaaaaataaaaatcaataagaaataacacatataagaaataaaacttataatctgaaaaatgattaaggttgtgacGTAGAAAAGAGAGGAGGTCAAGGAGTTGGGAggagaataatttttcttttaatttttaattttattcatttttgaatactttaaatcaaataaataattttataaataagtttgtaataatttataaaaaaaattattttataaataagtttataaaaaaaaattacaaaaattaggTGGAAATGTCCTTAATTGACTAACATAGATAAACACAAAGATCAAATTGACCAAATTAAAAACACAAGAACTAAATTGATCCGATGACTAAACCACATAAACCATTTTAACATTTAAACCTTTAAAAAACCCATGCACTTGAAGTCGGATAAAGGGTCGAACATTcatatttatacaaaaaaaggTTAAATAAATTGTCAATCATGTATATTTCCTGTGTCAAATAAAGGGTCGAACAAATGAGCAGAGCATTTTGATTCAAAAGACAATCAAAGAAAATGACTTGATTACGGTACATTCATGTAcgtattaaataataaatttattaaataaatgcATGTACAGTAGGTCAAAGAACAAAGAGATATTAAACCACAAAAGTCACTAGTGGACCCGATGGCAGATGAGTAAAAGTTTGGGTTATGCATGTTGTGGGGTTACCTACAAAGATGGGACATTTTGATGGATGGAAAGGTGACAAAGGTAGGGCACCCTCCACAACAATAATAGGACCCTGCCCCTTTAAAGGGTCGGTTGGCATGGACCTAGGTTGTCTTCCTTCCCCATCTCATACCCTTCTCATCATTTTCTATTTCTGTGATCAcggttaatattttatattgattttttttatagaaataataagataaaaaacaatgagaatataaaatgttgatctGACTTAACCATAACTACAAAAATAAGAAAGGATGAGAATGGTATAAGATGGGAAGGATAGACAATTCAGATCCGGTTGGCATACAATTATAGGGCAGTGACTTTTTTCTTGAACTTGCATTGTAATTTGCATGCTCACTTTTGTGCATGACCCCACGCTCTGTCATCCACACCATCACTAGATCAAAGTCTCCCATCTTTGTTTAAACAGACACGATGAACATCAACCCTTTTATTGTCTGCCTGAATTGAAGCTCAGTCCAAAAATCTTTGGAGGAGAAAATTTGTACATGATCTCCACGTTTAATTATTggacttcttttttctttttaatttcttccAAATGTTGTGTCATAGTGTGATGGTAACATCATGTGAGCGTTGCGCTAGCATGAGTACAATCATTTATGCAGCATGTCGGGTTAGAGGTCGTGTGCTAACGGCTGTGTAGGTGTCATAATTTGCTGACACGTTTTCAAAAAGTTATTCATATGCTTTTATTAACACGTGAgaagttaaaaatcaaaataatctTAATACCTAGTTTTGTTAAATGCAGAAAAGTAAAGAATTAGAATGATTATATCTCATGTAAGTAAACATATCACGAGTGACACAAATAAATATTTCTTTTGCTTGCAAGGATTGCTCCTGTAGACATAAGCAACTCAGAAAAGTAAGATTATGGAGGGATTTGTTATTTAGTTTATCAGAAAGACAAGTTCCAAAAAGTGGATGCTGAAAAATGTATGTTAAGCCATGTTTGAAGCATGCCTAGAGGTGTCCAGGTTAAGTGGCCTGGCCTAGGGCATTGGGGGTGCCAAATATAAAAGAGCCCTCCAACTCTAGGGGTGTGCACGAGCATGTGGGGTTTCATTAAACAATACGCAAAGGTATAAGCTTTTTGTCATGTGAGGTAGGAATACTTATCTCATCAAAAGTTGGGTTGGGAATTGGAAGATGTCCCATGAATTTCAAATGGGACTAGGGACACCTATATCCAGGAACCCTTCTTAGGGCTAGGAGCCTAGGACTTTCTACAATGCTCCGTTCTGGGCTGAAATAAGTTTTTAAGAGTTTGATGGTGGTGGGCTTAATTTAAGGTACACCAACTTTCAATTTGAGGTAGTCTCCTATGCGCATCCTAGTTGTGTGGGTGTGAGAAGCCAGTTGAGGACTCAATATTGTTCGTCGACAGGCCACTCACACCCTTTGATGGGCACCGTTAGAGTTTGAAAGAGAGAATTTCCACCTTCTACGTATATAAGCTAAAATAAGCCTTAACTAGTATAAAATTGCTTTAGATTTTTCTTCTCTCAAGAGTCTCAACATTTCCTATTTGTTCTCTTGTTTTCCTCAAATCTCAGAAAGTTTGGGGAGATAGGGCAAACAACGACGGAACATAGATGTTCAAAAACACTGGTTGTTCTTTAGATACAAAGTTTGTATGTTACACAAACTCCTTCAATCATATTAATGTGTACCACGTACAACACAAGCGGTGTATGAAACTTTTCTTCTATATTTTGTTTCTGGTTTATCACAACCAACCGCAACAATTGTATGATGGCATTCGTCCAGTCTGGCGGATGTATTCAGCTTGAGCTGCAGCTTTCTCTGCATTTTGATTCTTTCTGGCTTCAGCTGCTGCCCGTTTCTCTTCGGATCTTTGCTTTGCTAGTGTTATCTTCTTCACTATCTTGGATTGAGCTTGCGCTCTCATTTGTTCAACTTGAGCCTGAAAAGAAGTACTCCGGAATTAGTTATGACAAATGAGGAGTTATCCTCCCTACCAAAAACATATCATTGGTGAATACGAAACACAACTTGTTGAGAGTCAAGAAAAGCATAAATTATAATACTTTCCCAATCGCCGGGTATAAAGTTAATTAATGGAGCTCACTGAACCAGTTCAATACAATACACCAGAAATATCGACCAAGGTTTCAGACTCGAAAATAGAACAGTTCTGCTGACTAATGATGCAAAATCAAAAGAACTTAAATACCTCTATTCTCCGCATCTCTGCTTCGAGTTTTGCCTTCTGCTGACTTTCCCATgcttggatttggatttcatCGCGCTTGTATCTGAGAAATGTTAGCGATCTCTAGTCATGTTAGGATGGCAGAATATATCTAAATGGTTTCTACTACAAAAGCATAACAGTACTCTATAAGAAGCAACGAAAAAAGGTGATCCAATTGAAGTTCTAAAAGTATGGGGGTTATTGGGTTGAAGAAGAAACCTTGCTGTATGTCTACATTTTTCAGCTTCCTCCCAGGCAGCTGCACGTTTTTCATATTCTATCCGCTGAAGTTCTGCTGCATCAGTTTTATCAGCAGAAAGATTTTTCTCCTGCTCATCTTTACTTGCCCAAGCGGCAATGTTCATCTTACCAAGCTGAACACCAAGTTCTACAATCTCCCTTCTTGTCTTGAGCTTTAATTCTTCTTCCGACAATTGCTTCTTGTTGTTTGGCTGTGATTCCCCATCAGTGGTAGGTGTGGGAGCCGGTGCACCTCCTCGGGGGGTTGACGGCATTGAAGAGATTGGGCTGCGGAGTGGGGTTGTTGCCCCTTCAGGAGTGGCAGTCCTTGAAGGCTCTTGACTTGGGATAGGTGTCATTTCTGTTCCCATGTCTCTCATTGAGACTGCTCTTATGGCAGCAGTGCCTGCATAAACCAAATGCAAAATGTCAAATTCCCCTGCCTCTGCTATACACTTTGAAGTCTACGAACAAGGAAGCTATAAGCAATGCAACAACGAATCTCATGGCACTTGATATAGGTATTGTAAATTTTCATCGAAAAGAAATACAacacctacaaaacaaagtACCGCATGAAGTTCTTAAAGCCAATGAAAGCATACCTGCAGTATTTTCAGCAGTACTTTTAGAACACGGTGCATTCCCATGACCTACTTCCATTAAATCTTTACTTTGTGTGGATTCATCGAACAGAGCATTCCTGTCAGAAGCTTGACCTGAACTCAATTGAGACTCCGACGGAACAAAAGAGAATTTATCAAATCCAATCTGCGATGAAGGCTGACAGAAATCAACCCGCTTTGTGTCTGCTCCTCTGCCATTTGGCTTATAATCATAATTAGCAGACTCCGGAACCACCCTCACCATATTTGTCACCGGCAAACGAATTGTTTGGTTTTGTAAACCACTCTTTCTGGGAAAATTAGCTTGAACAATTTGCTTACTCATTATCCATTTCTCAGCGTCGTTCCACTTAGATGGCATAGTTCTTGAAAGTGTTCTCGAAAGGTGCTTATGTACCGACTTCTCCCCTTTATGAAACTCAAAACTGGATGAACTAGCATTACTATCGTAATCAAGATTTTCATCATCCATCATTCTCACGGGGTGAATTGCGCTTGAATTACCACTCTCACCCTTTGCATAATGCTGCAATTTAACACGACCGGCATCACTATTTTCTCGTGGCAACGACTCCTTTGGTTGGCAAGAAGCTTGATCGCTTTGTCCAACGTCCAATGCCGCTTCCCTCAACAAATTCATAGACACAACTTCCAAACTGGAAGATGTAACTGGACAGCACAAGACTCAATCAGTAAACAGTTTAGCATTTCCGCAATGCACGTAAAAGCCATTTGAGAGCTAAGCTGGGATTAATCGACGCTCGTGttacaaattttcaaatcaaaagAAGAGAGACAAACCTTCCTCATCTCCATTCATGGGGTCTAACAAGCTATTCTTCACGAATTcggaatcatcaagcttcgagGGCGAAGTTCTTGAGGAGTTGCTGTTTGATCCATCCTTCTTTTTGTGGTGGTGAGGCCCTATTAGCTTCATCCTCAATTTACTGGGAGAAATTATACCAGtctgaaaaggaaaacaaaaaagaaacagtAAAAATTATTACCCTTCATTCCACTAATAAAAAAGATGCTAAAAGCTGTGATCTTTGTGAACAAAATAAACTGATTAAACAAatccaattaataaaatttcttcAATCATTCTAAATCATCTCAAATTCGAACCAAATAGCATTATTTTgagtttcattttatttttaaaattaaaaaacagagGAAAATTAACAATTATTACAGAAATATAAAGCCATAATTTCACATCACTCCACTGTGACTTGAAACTCATAATTAAGCAAGCCTTAATTTTAAACAGggttaataattaaatattacaaTGAAGTAGCAAATGGGAATCCAAATTTGATTGAGCACATAAGTATTACAGCAAACCCAGTTTCAACAAAATTCATGATTTATTCAGTGcattttctcattttttcccaCCACCCCATTTCAGAAACAACCCCACAAAGTAAAAAATCATTCAGAAAAAGTCCATAACCAAAGAGAAAAAGCTCCATTCATctccaaaagaaaattaaaaagttgaaaacatgggtttttgttaaatttaCCTGAACTTTGTGTATCCTCTCGTACTCCATTAGatctctctctaactctctctctctctctctaactttctctctctaaaagaaCCTTCTTTGCTCTCTACAATATCATTCTGAGGAGGAACCAGAAAGAAGGAAGGGACCTTTAAATTGGGGAaaatacatctctctctctctgtatttTGACTGTCCGTATGTTTTTGGTAGGCAGACAGAGTCTCAGAGACAGGCGTGTTTTCACTGTTCCTAGTTATAAGATCGcacgattttgttttgtttagctGTGCTCCTCTGCAGCACAAGGCCGTGCTGTACTTCTTTCTGATCCTGACACGTCATTAATTGACCCCACAATCACCGGGGACCACATGACGTGCCAAAAATCTGCAGGCGGACCTCTCTACCCTTTAAATTATAGTTGGCGGGTTTTCCATCGGAACATATTGTTACACGGGATGATATAttacatgttattatacaaatggtgagatatatgtgctaaaattttaataacttaaaaaatataatttttcaccacttagataaaaatatatgatgtatCACTTGTATTTctgtcacaataaaaaatttctcttccaCCTGGAATTGCCGATCTTCTCATAGacccaattattattattttcctttgtattataattttattaactaattaatttttctatttttgaaaaTGAATCAAATGATTAAAGGCAGAGTTTTTTTGAACAGTGACAATGATGAAAAGTGGAATTTCAGTTTGCTCTACATATAAACTAGGGATGggcatttgaaaaaaaaaaaccgactGAACCGCCCAAACAGAACGGGTGGcttgtttagttttttttattaatttttattaattttttgttgttaaatcGAACAAGACCGACCTTAATAGTTTGGTAATTGGCTTCCCAAATTCTTAGAATGTGGTTAATCGAATTGACTggcatatattttattttatttttttaatcataattaatatGTGTAGTAATATAAATGGTTAGTTATTTACGAGTTAGTGTGGTTTCATcacatgaaaacaaaacttgATTAGTTTAAAAGTCTTTTTGGAGAAGAAAAGAGGGCATCATTTGGAGAAAGCAGCAACTACTGCTTTGGTACTCTCCTTGGGTAGCTTCATTTGAGCTTTCCTTTGAGCAATCGCTCATATTAATGCTACGTTTTATAGCTTTAAGGAAAGGCATATGTTATGTATTTTCGCCTTCACACAACCGAGAACCGATCCAAACCAACCTGCCATTGTCAGTTAATCGACCCGATCAGTTTAAGACCCAGCTTGGTTGGCTTcgatttacaattttaccccaaCTAACTAGATTGGTTTGATTTCAGTTTTGGCCCAATACCGAGTTGCCCACCCTATAAATTGAAGAAAGCTTGTGGGTCAATACTCAATCAATCACAAAAATTTACTATAAATAGAAATACCATTTTGCTTGAAGAAAATGGCGGTGAAAAAATAATTACTTGTCAATCTATCTAATCTAATCACCTAATTTGTGGGCCCTAATCTTGGATGATTATGTAACAAATGATTTCTGTTGCTATCcacgcattttttttttatatcagattgttaatttttattttttaattttattttattcatatttCTCCATTCTATCTCAAATTAAAGTGTGACGTTGAACCTAACCGCAAATATAAGATGATTCAAACGTATAGATGAAGATATATCCATCTATCTATATTTTTCATCACGTAGCTGGATCAAAGATTCGACAAATAATCATAAAATTATTGCATAATTAAAGCAAGAACAAGAAACAAGTGAGTCATATAGCATATCATTGTCGATATTCGTGAGGAAAATGATGTGGCACAGAGACCTCATATTTAATTAGCTCCATCTTAGCTAATTATTGTAATTGAgagtttttacaaaaaaatgttAATAATCACAAATACatatttgtgttcaatttttttttatacactGAATGATTACGGGCTTATATTTGGACATGGACGATGATAGCATGGCCAGAAATGTACCACATAATTGGATGTTCAGTcttaccttcttcttcttctaccttCCCTCAGATTATGTGTGTATTTAGCAAAAGATAATCTGCGGAAATGTAAGACTGTCTGCCACAGTTTTTTCAATCCTTAATTATTATTTGTCCtcctatttttaaatatttctgTCATTTCATAagaatttttttaagaaaaccaATTAGATAATTTGTTTGGAATGCTTGATGAAGCAGAAATCAAATTAATTCCCTTAATCATGGGATAATATAGTGGAAGTGGTTAATAGCTGCATAATTGTTTAACTAACCATTTGCTCActttttaaaatgaatttaTAATGCATCATGTCTAATTAAGTTCATCTCAAATTTGAATACAACTAATAAaatgttgaattcaaattcattttaattGATCATAACTTACAACGTTCAGTCCGCCAATGAATGCCTAAAGGGCTGAACAAAGTTCAACTCAGACTAAAAGGGAAAATGCCAAATGgtttgttaaaacttaaatcGCGGAGGTGGCAATTGTCGATTAGTTGAATTGATGTGAATGGAAGAATATATTAGGGGGAGGGGTGAGGTCAGCAGTCAAAGTGT
This region includes:
- the LOC137729472 gene encoding uncharacterized protein yields the protein MEYERIHKVQTGIISPSKLRMKLIGPHHHKKKDGSNSNSSRTSPSKLDDSEFVKNSLLDPMNGDEEVTSSSLEVVSMNLLREAALDVGQSDQASCQPKESLPRENSDAGRVKLQHYAKGESGNSSAIHPVRMMDDENLDYDSNASSSSFEFHKGEKSVHKHLSRTLSRTMPSKWNDAEKWIMSKQIVQANFPRKSGLQNQTIRLPVTNMVRVVPESANYDYKPNGRGADTKRVDFCQPSSQIGFDKFSFVPSESQLSSGQASDRNALFDESTQSKDLMEVGHGNAPCSKSTAENTAGTAAIRAVSMRDMGTEMTPIPSQEPSRTATPEGATTPLRSPISSMPSTPRGGAPAPTPTTDGESQPNNKKQLSEEELKLKTRREIVELGVQLGKMNIAAWASKDEQEKNLSADKTDAAELQRIEYEKRAAAWEEAEKCRHTARYKRDEIQIQAWESQQKAKLEAEMRRIEAQVEQMRAQAQSKIVKKITLAKQRSEEKRAAAEARKNQNAEKAAAQAEYIRQTGRMPSYNCCGWL